In Falsibacillus albus, a single window of DNA contains:
- a CDS encoding transglycosylase domain-containing protein, producing the protein MKEKWSQFNEKISSLYHKIQNNRLQKGARITYGVLWNLLLIFVIVVVAGAFFAGGVGAGYFASLVKKEPVRSYSEMKKDIYNYEETSNLYFANNVYLGKLRSDIDREEVSINNISPYLKKAIVATEDQYFYEHHGVVPKSIFRAMFQEFTNSSVQTGGSTLTQQLIKNQILTNEVSFERKAKEILLALRLEKFFNKDEILEAYLNVSPFGRNSSGRNIAGAQAAAKGIFGVEAKDLSLPQAAFIAGLPQSPYGYTPFTNQGKLKSEDGLKPGLDRMKIVLKRMNDNGFISDKQYHDALNYDIVKDFIPSKPSLIDKYPWLTFEIEDRASDIISKILAKKDGYTEEDLKKDNELKDKYKTLASRNLRQNGYKIHTTINKDIYDAMQKAKDSYDQYGPTLTETITDKETGQKVQKPNPVQVGAILIQNQTGKILSFVGGRDFKTEQLNHATQSHRSNGSTMKPLVDYGPAMELGKSAPGAVLPDVGLALNPQKPNEVYPHDYVETSFKGLVTARYALAKSYNVPAMKTFVSIMDNPSSHFLEKMGVTTVIPSDYQHRSLALGGIHYGISVEENVNAYATFANGGQFVDAYMIDSISDKDGKTIFKHESKPVDVFSPQTSYLMLDMMRDVLKYGTAASVPSHLKFSTDWAGKTGTSQDQHDSWFVATNPNVTMGTWTGYDIPEDLKAAISRHGGGESYSLRNLGIWSKLANAAYDADPNLMDPKERFKMPGGIVKRSYCAVSGKLPSEACSKAGLVETDLFNAKYVPSETDDSLVDGKYVEAGGKKYLALPTTPAEFSKSGLILNPDFVKEITNGWMVNPDPRQLIPNNPKWNKILVPDDKIEDDGAVPGAVKASASGNKLSWTSSPSKDVIGYRVYKISGSSMQKVASVSSGSAHTANVGNGKYTVMAVDIAGKESSSSNVVSIGSSEPASKPDKPDKPDKPDKPGKGDNGGGDGTDPATPPTDQTDPTKPGSGDGTQDPPPKDNP; encoded by the coding sequence ATGAAAGAAAAATGGAGCCAATTCAACGAAAAAATAAGCTCATTATATCATAAAATCCAAAACAACCGGCTGCAAAAAGGAGCACGAATTACATACGGAGTATTATGGAACCTTCTGCTCATCTTCGTCATCGTTGTCGTGGCAGGAGCGTTTTTCGCCGGCGGCGTAGGGGCAGGCTATTTTGCCTCATTGGTAAAAAAAGAGCCTGTACGTTCTTACAGCGAAATGAAAAAAGATATTTACAATTATGAAGAAACTTCCAACCTTTACTTTGCCAATAACGTTTACCTTGGCAAGCTCAGATCTGATATTGACCGTGAAGAAGTTTCCATCAACAACATTTCTCCATATTTAAAAAAGGCCATAGTCGCAACGGAAGACCAATATTTTTATGAGCATCACGGAGTCGTTCCAAAATCGATTTTCAGGGCCATGTTTCAGGAATTCACCAACTCTTCGGTTCAAACAGGTGGAAGTACCTTAACACAGCAATTAATAAAAAACCAAATTCTCACAAACGAGGTTTCCTTTGAACGAAAAGCGAAGGAAATTTTATTGGCGCTTCGGTTGGAAAAATTCTTTAATAAAGATGAAATCCTCGAAGCTTACTTGAATGTATCGCCATTCGGAAGAAATTCCTCCGGACGCAATATCGCAGGAGCGCAAGCAGCTGCAAAAGGCATCTTTGGTGTGGAAGCAAAAGACTTAAGCCTTCCACAAGCCGCATTCATTGCCGGTCTGCCCCAAAGCCCATATGGATACACCCCATTCACCAACCAAGGGAAGCTGAAAAGCGAGGATGGTTTGAAGCCTGGCCTTGATCGGATGAAGATCGTATTGAAGCGGATGAACGACAATGGATTCATTTCCGATAAACAGTATCACGATGCATTGAATTATGACATAGTAAAAGACTTTATTCCTTCAAAACCAAGTTTAATTGATAAATATCCTTGGCTGACATTCGAAATTGAAGACAGAGCTTCAGATATCATATCGAAAATACTGGCCAAAAAAGACGGATATACCGAAGAAGATTTGAAAAAGGATAATGAACTCAAAGATAAATATAAAACATTGGCGAGCCGCAACCTTCGTCAAAATGGATATAAGATTCATACAACGATTAATAAAGATATTTATGATGCAATGCAGAAAGCAAAAGACAGCTATGATCAATATGGTCCGACCCTGACAGAAACCATCACAGATAAGGAAACTGGACAAAAGGTGCAAAAACCGAATCCTGTGCAGGTCGGCGCCATTCTTATACAAAACCAAACAGGGAAAATCCTGAGCTTTGTCGGAGGAAGAGATTTCAAGACTGAACAGCTTAACCATGCAACACAATCCCACCGATCAAATGGATCGACGATGAAGCCGCTTGTTGATTATGGTCCAGCGATGGAACTGGGCAAATCAGCCCCGGGTGCAGTTTTGCCTGATGTCGGGTTGGCTTTGAATCCTCAAAAGCCGAATGAAGTATATCCTCATGACTATGTGGAAACAAGCTTTAAGGGACTCGTGACCGCCCGTTATGCACTGGCCAAATCCTATAACGTTCCGGCAATGAAAACGTTCGTAAGCATAATGGATAATCCGTCATCCCATTTCCTCGAGAAAATGGGTGTAACTACTGTCATTCCATCAGACTATCAACATCGATCCTTGGCATTAGGGGGAATTCATTACGGCATTTCAGTTGAAGAAAACGTAAATGCATACGCTACGTTTGCCAATGGGGGACAATTTGTCGATGCGTATATGATTGACAGCATCTCAGATAAGGATGGAAAGACGATTTTCAAGCATGAAAGCAAGCCAGTGGATGTATTCAGTCCGCAAACCTCATACTTAATGCTCGATATGATGCGTGATGTATTGAAATATGGTACCGCTGCTTCCGTTCCTAGCCACTTGAAGTTCTCAACTGATTGGGCAGGCAAAACCGGGACTTCCCAAGATCAGCATGACTCATGGTTTGTCGCCACGAATCCAAATGTAACGATGGGGACCTGGACAGGCTATGACATTCCTGAAGATTTAAAAGCTGCCATAAGCAGGCATGGCGGCGGTGAATCATACAGTCTCCGTAACTTGGGCATTTGGAGCAAGCTGGCCAATGCAGCCTATGATGCTGATCCAAACTTGATGGATCCTAAGGAACGCTTTAAAATGCCGGGAGGAATCGTTAAGAGATCCTATTGTGCAGTTTCAGGTAAGCTTCCTTCAGAAGCATGCAGCAAAGCTGGATTGGTAGAAACAGATTTATTCAATGCCAAATATGTTCCGAGTGAAACCGATGATAGCTTGGTGGATGGCAAATACGTTGAAGCAGGCGGAAAGAAATATCTTGCATTGCCGACAACACCTGCTGAGTTTTCCAAATCAGGCTTGATCTTGAATCCTGATTTCGTAAAAGAAATAACTAACGGCTGGATGGTAAATCCAGATCCGAGACAGCTAATACCAAATAACCCAAAATGGAATAAAATTTTAGTTCCAGATGATAAAATTGAAGATGACGGCGCTGTTCCTGGTGCAGTAAAAGCAAGTGCCTCCGGCAATAAACTTAGCTGGACATCCTCTCCAAGCAAAGATGTCATCGGCTACAGGGTTTACAAAATTTCCGGAAGTTCCATGCAGAAAGTTGCTTCGGTTTCTTCTGGATCAGCTCATACCGCCAATGTCGGAAATGGAAAATATACCGTGATGGCCGTTGATATTGCAGGAAAGGAATCTTCATCATCTAATGTAGTATCGATTGGCAGTTCAGAACCTGCTTCAAAACCGGACAAGCCGGATAAGCCAGATAAGCCGGATAAACCGGGTAAAGGAGATAACGGAGGGGGAGACGGAACAGATCCAGCGACCCCTCCTACAGATCAGACCGATCCAACAAAACCAGGCTCGGGGGATGGAACACAGGATCCCCCTCCAAAAGACAATCCTTGA
- the tyrS gene encoding tyrosine--tRNA ligase encodes MELLNDLAWRGIVYQQTDEEGLKELLNSEKISIYCGVDPTADSMHIGHLLPFLTLRRFQEHGHRPIVLVGGATGLIGDPSGKSEERQLQTLETVQHNANCIKGQMESIFDFTGSNGAQMVNNYDWIGSIDMVTFLRDFGKHIGINYMLAKDTIASRLETGISFTEFTYTILQAMDFNHLYEHYNCKLQIGGSDQWGNITTGLELIRKNQGSEAKAFGLTIPLVTKADGSKFGKTEGGAIWLDPEKTSPYEFYQFWINTADADVIKYLKYFTFLSKEDLEALEQSVENEPHLRKAQKTLAESMTRLIHGEEALEQAIKITEALFSGDVKTLSAAEIAEGFKDVPSFEQNKDEDITLVELLVNAKISSSKRQAREDIQNGAVYLNGERLTDVNHTLSEDDRLEGKFTIIRRGKKKYYLIRYV; translated from the coding sequence ATGGAATTATTGAATGATTTAGCATGGAGAGGAATCGTTTATCAACAGACGGATGAAGAAGGGCTAAAAGAATTATTGAACAGTGAAAAAATTTCGATTTACTGTGGGGTCGATCCCACTGCAGATAGTATGCACATCGGTCATTTGCTTCCATTTTTAACATTGAGAAGGTTCCAGGAGCATGGACACCGTCCGATAGTTCTGGTTGGAGGGGCAACCGGTTTGATTGGAGATCCAAGCGGTAAAAGCGAAGAGAGGCAGCTCCAAACGTTGGAAACGGTCCAGCATAATGCAAACTGCATCAAAGGTCAGATGGAGAGCATCTTTGATTTCACTGGTTCAAACGGAGCTCAAATGGTCAACAACTACGATTGGATCGGTTCCATTGATATGGTTACATTCCTGCGTGATTTCGGGAAGCATATCGGCATCAATTACATGCTGGCAAAGGATACGATTGCTTCCAGGCTGGAAACAGGCATTTCGTTTACGGAATTCACTTATACCATTTTGCAGGCAATGGACTTTAATCATTTGTATGAGCATTACAACTGTAAGCTGCAAATCGGAGGAAGTGACCAGTGGGGGAATATCACGACAGGTCTTGAATTGATCCGCAAAAATCAAGGAAGCGAAGCGAAAGCATTTGGCCTCACGATTCCATTGGTGACAAAAGCGGATGGGTCCAAATTCGGAAAGACGGAGGGTGGAGCGATTTGGCTCGATCCGGAAAAGACCTCTCCTTATGAGTTCTACCAGTTTTGGATTAATACCGCCGATGCAGATGTTATCAAATATCTCAAATATTTTACGTTCCTTTCGAAAGAGGATCTTGAAGCGCTGGAGCAATCTGTTGAAAATGAGCCGCACTTAAGAAAAGCCCAGAAGACCTTGGCTGAATCCATGACGCGTTTGATCCATGGTGAGGAAGCATTGGAGCAGGCGATCAAAATTACGGAAGCACTGTTCAGCGGGGACGTAAAAACATTGAGTGCCGCAGAGATTGCTGAAGGATTCAAGGATGTTCCGTCATTTGAACAAAACAAAGATGAGGATATCACACTCGTTGAATTATTGGTCAATGCCAAAATATCATCCTCTAAGCGTCAGGCAAGGGAAGACATTCAAAATGGGGCTGTTTATCTTAACGGCGAGCGCCTGACGGATGTGAATCATACCCTATCAGAAGATGATCGTTTGGAAGGGAAATTCACCATCATCCGAAGAGGTAAGAAAAAGTACTACTTGATTCGTTATGTTTAA
- a CDS encoding pyruvate oxidase, translated as MFEKRTGEVLTDIMIDWGIDHIYGLPGDSINELMDDLRKKQEEIRFIQVRHEETAALAAGAYGKLTGKLGVCLSIAGPGAIHLLNGLYDAKEDGAPVLALVGQVTSDEVGTDAFQEVHLERLFSDVAVFSKRVQSEHQLPDLLNQAIRAAYTEKGVSVLIIPDDLSAQPYKTKEPLTSSVKVEQEIFPSVQQLEEAQNLINNAKKPIILAGKGAKGARDELLSFAEKIGSPIIISLLGKGVIPDEHPYCLGHLGQIGTRPAYHAMKDTDLLIMIGTSFPYRQFLPKDAKAIQIDIDPRKIGKRYPISIGLAGDSKKILSWLNEKAHYSSDTSYLEKAQKQMEEWRADLEKDAHEKTDHIRGSQVMVELQKVLQDDAILSVDVGNVTVWASRFLNLTNQKMIVSGYLATMGCGLPGAIAGKIAYPDKQVVTVSGDGGFTMVMHDFVTAVKYNLPIIAIVLNNSKIGMIEYEQQVKGHRNYETGLGQLDFAKFAEACGGEGYRVEDPDQLEAAMKKAALSSKPVILDVVTELQPPLPGKITYDQAIHYTEYLIQEFFEKGKVDMPPFKKAIKRLF; from the coding sequence TTGTTTGAAAAAAGAACCGGTGAAGTATTGACAGATATCATGATAGACTGGGGCATCGACCACATTTACGGTCTCCCAGGGGATTCCATTAATGAATTGATGGACGATTTACGAAAAAAACAAGAAGAAATTCGTTTCATCCAAGTACGCCACGAAGAAACCGCAGCACTTGCTGCAGGAGCCTATGGCAAATTAACAGGAAAGCTTGGTGTTTGCTTATCCATTGCAGGTCCTGGGGCAATCCACCTCCTGAATGGTCTCTATGATGCTAAAGAAGACGGAGCACCCGTATTGGCACTTGTCGGCCAGGTAACGAGCGATGAAGTCGGAACGGATGCGTTCCAGGAAGTGCATTTGGAAAGACTTTTCTCAGACGTGGCCGTATTCAGTAAACGGGTTCAATCTGAGCACCAGCTTCCGGATTTATTGAATCAGGCGATCCGGGCTGCCTATACTGAAAAAGGTGTCAGCGTATTGATCATCCCTGATGACTTATCTGCTCAACCCTACAAAACAAAAGAGCCGCTAACATCATCAGTGAAGGTGGAACAGGAAATATTCCCTTCTGTCCAGCAACTGGAAGAAGCCCAAAATCTCATCAACAACGCGAAAAAGCCCATTATACTTGCTGGAAAGGGCGCGAAGGGCGCCAGGGATGAACTTCTCTCGTTTGCTGAAAAGATAGGGTCCCCGATCATCATCAGCTTATTGGGGAAAGGTGTCATCCCTGATGAACATCCTTACTGCCTCGGTCACCTTGGGCAAATCGGAACCCGACCGGCATATCACGCCATGAAGGATACCGACCTGCTGATCATGATTGGAACATCATTCCCTTACAGGCAGTTCCTGCCGAAGGATGCAAAGGCGATTCAAATCGATATCGATCCTCGTAAGATTGGGAAAAGATACCCCATTTCGATTGGCCTTGCAGGCGATTCAAAAAAGATACTTTCCTGGCTGAATGAAAAGGCACATTACTCCTCGGATACATCATATTTGGAAAAGGCACAAAAACAAATGGAGGAATGGAGAGCAGACCTGGAAAAAGATGCCCATGAAAAAACCGATCACATCAGGGGCTCTCAAGTGATGGTCGAACTGCAAAAAGTCCTGCAAGATGATGCCATCCTTTCTGTTGATGTCGGCAACGTGACCGTATGGGCCTCCCGCTTCCTGAACCTGACCAATCAAAAAATGATTGTATCAGGCTATCTGGCTACAATGGGATGCGGCTTGCCTGGGGCGATTGCAGGTAAAATCGCATACCCTGATAAGCAAGTCGTCACGGTAAGCGGCGATGGGGGCTTCACCATGGTCATGCATGACTTTGTCACTGCGGTTAAATATAACTTGCCTATCATCGCGATAGTCCTTAACAACAGCAAGATCGGAATGATCGAATATGAGCAGCAGGTTAAAGGCCATCGCAACTATGAAACAGGATTGGGCCAGCTCGATTTTGCCAAATTTGCCGAAGCCTGCGGAGGGGAAGGATACCGTGTAGAAGACCCAGATCAATTGGAAGCTGCGATGAAAAAAGCCGCACTTTCTTCCAAACCGGTAATCCTCGATGTCGTTACGGAGCTGCAGCCTCCGCTGCCAGGGAAAATCACATACGACCAGGCTATTCACTACACTGAATACTTAATCCAGGAATTCTTTGAAAAAGGAAAAGTGGATATGCCTCCATTCAAAAAAGCGATCAAACGATTATTTTAA
- a CDS encoding phosphotransferase enzyme family protein: MIYNEIVKIGDAYILPLVSELYGLEGYEINPVKAHIGGRNVVYTCEKEGTDAKILRISFLNDRIREDFQGEVEYIRYLFEHGGSVSDVVNSRKGNLLEELTHNNHTFFICMFKKAKGKMLVENNYRYREGIPITEYYYNCGKTLGKMHQLSKGYTPIHSRYSFFDKYTAEYIEKLIPGSLPLLKEKMFDLLETLKGLDRNSESFGMVHFDYNDGNYSIDFDTGQITVYDFDNSCYFWYMFDLAGHWTHGVGWIQFEPDAGKRKMFMDNYFETVLKGYKSETGIENSMLDKLPLFIQVTILEGIVDAFEVLRHNGEKPECDEELSYLIKCLEDDIPYKGFFHEIYSCEDPFKYEKRNV, translated from the coding sequence ATGATTTATAACGAGATAGTTAAAATCGGGGATGCATACATACTTCCATTAGTATCAGAGTTGTACGGGTTGGAAGGTTATGAAATCAATCCGGTTAAGGCACATATTGGAGGGCGCAATGTCGTTTATACCTGTGAAAAAGAAGGCACCGACGCTAAAATACTCAGAATCTCCTTCTTAAATGACAGAATCCGGGAAGATTTTCAGGGTGAAGTGGAGTATATCAGGTATTTATTCGAACATGGCGGAAGTGTTTCGGATGTAGTCAACTCTCGGAAGGGGAATTTGCTGGAAGAGTTAACCCATAATAATCATACTTTTTTTATCTGCATGTTTAAAAAGGCTAAAGGAAAAATGCTTGTGGAAAATAATTATAGGTACCGAGAAGGAATTCCAATTACCGAATACTATTATAATTGCGGTAAAACCTTAGGGAAAATGCACCAATTATCAAAAGGATACACTCCTATCCATAGTCGGTATAGTTTTTTTGATAAATACACTGCTGAATATATCGAGAAACTGATACCCGGTTCATTACCACTTCTGAAGGAGAAGATGTTTGACCTCCTTGAAACCTTAAAAGGATTGGACAGGAATAGTGAATCTTTCGGTATGGTCCATTTTGATTACAACGACGGGAATTATTCAATAGATTTTGATACCGGGCAAATTACCGTATATGATTTTGATAATTCATGTTATTTTTGGTATATGTTTGATCTGGCAGGTCACTGGACGCACGGAGTTGGCTGGATACAATTTGAACCAGATGCTGGTAAACGGAAAATGTTCATGGATAATTATTTTGAAACAGTTCTCAAGGGGTATAAATCCGAGACCGGTATCGAAAATTCGATGTTGGATAAATTGCCCTTATTTATCCAAGTAACCATTCTGGAAGGTATTGTAGATGCATTTGAGGTGTTACGGCACAATGGTGAAAAACCAGAGTGTGATGAGGAGTTGTCGTATCTCATAAAATGCTTAGAGGACGATATTCCGTATAAAGGTTTTTTCCATGAAATTTACTCGTGTGAAGACCCATTTAAATATGAGAAACGAAATGTTTAG
- the rpsD gene encoding 30S ribosomal protein S4: protein MARYTGPSWKISRRLGISLSGTGKELEKRPYAPGPHGPNQRKKISEYGLQLQEKQKLRHMYGVTERQFRNLFDSAGKMQGKHGENFMVLLESRLDNVVYRLGLARTRRQARQLVNHGHITVNGSRVDIPSFRVQAGQTIGVREKSRNFDIIKEAMEVNSFVPEYLTFDAEKLEGTFTRLPERSELPAEINEALIVEFYSR, encoded by the coding sequence ATGGCTCGATATACTGGTCCAAGCTGGAAAATTTCCCGTCGTCTTGGAATCTCTCTAAGCGGAACTGGAAAAGAATTAGAAAAGCGTCCATACGCTCCAGGCCCACATGGTCCTAACCAACGTAAAAAAATCTCTGAATACGGATTGCAGCTTCAAGAAAAGCAAAAGCTTCGTCATATGTATGGCGTGACTGAGCGTCAATTCCGTAATTTATTTGATAGCGCTGGTAAAATGCAAGGTAAACATGGTGAAAACTTCATGGTATTACTTGAATCCCGTCTTGACAACGTAGTATACCGTTTAGGTTTAGCTCGTACTCGCCGTCAAGCTCGCCAACTTGTAAACCATGGCCACATCACTGTCAACGGCAGCCGTGTGGATATCCCATCATTCCGTGTACAAGCTGGTCAAACAATCGGCGTACGCGAAAAATCACGCAACTTTGATATCATCAAGGAAGCAATGGAAGTTAACAGCTTCGTACCTGAATATTTAACTTTCGATGCTGAAAAATTAGAAGGAACTTTCACTCGTTTACCAGAACGTTCTGAACTTCCAGCTGAAATCAATGAAGCATTAATCGTTGAGTTCTACTCTCGTTAA